The following DNA comes from Pomacea canaliculata isolate SZHN2017 linkage group LG10, ASM307304v1, whole genome shotgun sequence.
AGTATGGTTGATTAATGTACCAGATGTTTTAGTGTCATGACCTCTGTCTTTTCTGATCAGAttctaaaaatactcaattaaAATGAATCTTTGGACATACTTTCTTTTGGGAGGGTGAAAGGATTTATTCACTAGGTATGATATCTCTTTGAAGTATAATGAATTAAATGCACATATGCTAGCAAGAATTAAACTCCTAAGTAAGATTTACAATTGTAAGCCTTTGGAGTATCCTTACATTATATAAattgaatgaaaatgaattttgttAACATACgcattatatttttcttatacTTAGATTTATTCTCTGTGAGGTGAATATTATCTTTATGAGTAAAGGTATGACCTTGACACATACATTCTGAGTTTTTCAAAAAGGGAAttccattttttcctgttttgttagAATTTTAAATCTATAGTCAAACATTAGTTTCTTATCCATCAAAAGTTTCTCTTATTACCAAAATACACTTTATATTGGAATCTGAGTACACTCTTGCCTGAAATCCTTCCCCATAAGCTACTCTTATTTTCGGAGTTTTGCAACATTGTGCAAAGTGTGCAACTTTTCATGTATCTTATACTTTTTTctgataacattttaatttatttcagagTTCAGACAGACGGACATGCATCAAGTTTGTGGTCAGTTCTTTACAAGACTTTTAAGGTCATCAGCCACTATTCCGTTAGTCTCTCAGTTTCACCATTGTAGACATGTCCAGCAAGCAAGGCTTCTTTCACTGAAAGAGCTTCGGCCACATGTGGGCAGCAATCAGTATCTTCCACAGACAGCACTGATGGTCTTTAAAATGGACAGACAATGCCAGCAGTGGCGGACAATCACAGCAGACAGTTCAACCACTGCTGTAACAATCTGGAAAGACTTGAAGCAGATACGTTCATCTCCTCTTCCAGCTCTTGTATTTGGCTTTTCAGGACTGATTCCATTTGCTTTTGTGCCATTGTACATGATCACCACACAGGTCTACAGCCCAGATTTAGAGTTTGTTCAGATGGCGTATGGAGCATGTATTCTTTCATTCTTAGGTGGCACTCGATGGGGATACGTTATCGCAGAGAACTCCTGTTTGAAAGCTGATTGGCACAACCTTGGTTACAGTGTATTTCCTTCACTGGTTGCATGGCTTGGCCTTCTTTTTCCATCACCTGTTTCCATTCTTGTTGTAATGTCAGGAATTGCAGTGACAGCTTATTTTGACACTACAGTGAAAGGTTACCCATCTTGGTTCAAGGGCTTACGATTTATTCTTAGTTTAGGGGCTCTGTTATCATTGTGGTCTGCATTTCTGTGCCGGTACATGCTAAGTAGCGACTCAAAAAAGGAACTGGataggaagaaaataataaaaggagaTGATGATCTGGAAGAAAACAAGCAGAAATAAACTATTGttgatattttgataattttacagCAAATGAAGTATATACAAAGTGACAGCATAAGAAATTTTGTTAGAGGAGGGGATGTACATTTTAAGTTTTGTCAGCCAATTGTTTGTTAAATGCAGTTGATAAACAGCATTTAATTGAAGAGTTAAAAGTGACCTTTAGCTGTCTATATTTTAATGACTAATGTTATAATAACTGTGATAGCATTTCTGATATCTATTTGAGGTAAGGCAATATcagtaacattttttgttgtttttcttttgcttaatttttatcTGAGATGTAAACATTGTGCTTAAGCTATTGTTAAACAGTATGTTAGAAactttctttgggaaaaaatagtttttgtgatAATCAGCTGTCTTTCCAAAGGAGATTGATGTGGGTATTGTCATGTGTATACACCTCACTAAAAGCCTTCAGTTATGTTAGTAGTAGAATTCATTAggacatatatattttatttgaaacttcTTCTGTTGACCCACACAATTTATGCCTTAGTGTTAAAGCCCAGCCCAGTTCTTCACTGGAGAAGAAAATGCATTGCCCTTTAAATGAGCAGTGGAATTGCAGAAAAGCTACTTGAGgaatgaatgatgatgaatattGAACATATCAAGATGTGAATAGCAAGTCCACAAAGCAGACAAtgtgaataatatttttatcaggaTAAATAATTTATCAGAAAATGTAAGAAGCAAAATCATGTAAAGAAATTTTACCTAGGCATCTAAAAGTGTTCATGATATGACATGGGGAATATGAAAACAttaagaataaacagaaaatatggaGGTATTACAGcgtaagatttttaaaaagcaagaaactgatattttattgttaatagttatcaaatattatttgacatgcttgaaaacataaaaatattgttttttgacAATAAAGATCCATGATAGGCATGTACACTGTTGTCAGCGGCTTTTCTGCGACaaatcaagaaaacataaaattggGATTCTAAAAATAACCCAACATTTTTAGCCTGATGGATGGTTTGTGGGAAGCATTTTATGGATGTGAAATATTACTTAACATTCAGAGTAACTAAAGGTAGTTTCCATAACTGTAATTTGTAATGATAGGCATTGTGTGAGCACGGATACTGCGCCTGGCGACACCAGACATCACATTGATGCCCATGCACCTCGGTTCTTGGCCCGATACCAAATCCTATAAAACGGTAATCACCGATTCTTacaaaggattaaaaaaagatgaagaagaaacgAAACGCGTATGCTTGAGCGGCGGGCTGTGGTCGTGGGCATTTTTGGGTATGACGTCATCCCACTGCCATGGCGCTGATAACGTTGTGGGCCGGCCCCTAACGGAAGGAGAAAAGAGCGGACATTATCCGAATTCTGCTAAGAGACTGCATAAGTTAACTTCCAGATTAGAACGAcgtgccaattttttttttccaatgtaCGAGAAATGCTTATAAGAATGACTTGTTTACCGATAAGTTTTAGCGTAGCCAGTCGCGGTGACCCACTTAGCCAGTGCGAGGCATCGCTCCTGCTGCGAAGTCAAGCATATTTTTATGAACCCGAAAGAGTGAGAAAGCACTTGAGTGACTTGACTGATCGAGAAGCTATCCTGACACACCGTACATATTTCAAACGCGACTGTTGTTTGTCTACCTTTCCCAGTAAGCGAAAATTAGACTAATCACTCACGACATTGTACGTGTCGCGTCTCAACCCGGCGTGGCTTACCCACGACAGGCACAAAGACCGATCACATATTTTACTTACATTATAGTTactgtgacataaggcaagtgttggccttattcccaaaatgagcaatccgtaaaaggtttagttccggttaagagatttaaatatacttgggcgggagccgacatgaagctgtctcttgtgtgtttctaactggacagtttaatgagtgccacctctaataccccaCAAAccataacacaacatggtgtcagaagtgagcagcaaagtgctagctgtgtgatttctccagaaactttcaggtgggcacgtttttctcattttgaaatattgcgtcgtacgttcgcaaagtgaaattctcgcaagatggcggagacacatcagagacaacacttcactgcaaacgttccgattccctcaaagctggatttgtctttaacattgaagtaaattggaaaaaaattatattcgtcagtggcagaactatgaggtagctacgcgccttgataaaggaagattcagcttatcgttgtgcatttattagcttgcattggtgagacgcacaagaaatctacgaaggattgtcctttgcagaagggagaacgacaaagatattgagactgtcatcgacaagttcagCGACTTTTGTTTGGTAGCACACATGaagtgtatgagagctacaagtttcatagccgaaaccaaaacaaggatgagtcagttgatacttacgtcgcagctttacgcaagttagcaaatcatgtgatttcaaagatgttgaccgcatgattcgtgacagacttgtgatcggtgttcaagatgacactatgcgtgaaaatgttgcagaagaaaacactcaagcttccagaagcaatagaaattgcagagctcatgagacgtccaagactcaagcacactcgatttggcaagcaacagcgagagtacagttgagaaacatcaacaagattcagaaaggtcagcgaaaagttcgttgcggtacgaagccaggccttcggggaaaaccagagactaagccatgctctcgatgcggaaaaggttcccacacagagatggttgtcctgcaaagaacgctaaatgcagaaaatgttccaagattggtcactaacgctgcagtctgtcgctcttcaggttcttctaagattcacacagtggaagaggaagaagaagacgaagaagcttacatgggtatgattgtgggcagtgtgacaacagatccttggaaagtcagtctcctgatggaagacacagagaatgtatttaagcttgacaccggagctgatgttaccgtcgtacctcagaccgcagttcagcagccaagcgaccattgcagaaagtgcgcaagaaactgtatggtccaggtcgtgttgagatagctgtggaaggcatgttcaaggcaaactgacatacaagaatgtctcttcactgcaagatgtgtatgtcgtaaaaacacttgaagaaccattgctaggtcgaccagccattacagcgttgaagttgattgagagaatcaacacagttatagaggaCCACGaaaacagtacaaggaagaattcccaaacttttcagaggactaggagtctacaagatccttacaagattcgtctgaaagaacaagctgttccatatgcagtagcagctccagACGCTTACCttgcccttgaaacagaaagtcaaggcagaattggatcaacttgaagaacagggagtgattcgcacagtcaccaagcccagtattggtgcgccccaatagtagtggtgcccaagagcgacgagagagtcagaatctgcgtcg
Coding sequences within:
- the LOC112573432 gene encoding transmembrane protein 69-like; amino-acid sequence: MHQVCGQFFTRLLRSSATIPLVSQFHHCRHVQQARLLSLKELRPHVGSNQYLPQTALMVFKMDRQCQQWRTITADSSTTAVTIWKDLKQIRSSPLPALVFGFSGLIPFAFVPLYMITTQVYSPDLEFVQMAYGACILSFLGGTRWGYVIAENSCLKADWHNLGYSVFPSLVAWLGLLFPSPVSILVVMSGIAVTAYFDTTVKGYPSWFKGLRFILSLGALLSLWSAFLCRYMLSSDSKKELDRKKIIKGDDDLEENKQK